A segment of the Agromyces sp. H17E-10 genome:
GGACGTGTCGTAGGTGCATCCCGCCGAGCTGCGGTCGCGCCGCCTGTTCGCACAGGGCCTCCGCGGCCCGGTCGGTGATGACGGGGATGCCTCGGGGCCGGCGCCGCGCACGACCGCCGAGGTCGTGCGCCGTGCGCTCGCCGTGCAGGCGCAGGAGTACCTGCCCTCCCAGTGGGGACTCGCGCAGCGCATCGACCCGGTCGCGCGGCCCGGTGCCGCCGAGGTCGCCGCCGCCGTCGATCACGGCGAGATCCTGCGCACGCACGTGCTGCGCCCCACCTGGCACTTCGTCACGCCTGACGACGCCCGGTGGCTGCTCGAGCTCTCGGCACCGCGGATCCGCCGGCAGATGGCGAGCGACATCCGCAAGGCCGGCTGGGACGGCGACGCCGGAGCACGGGGCGTCGAGGTGATCGCGCGCGAGCTCGACGGCGGCCATCGCACCCGGAGCGATCTCGCCGCCGCGTTCGACCGCGCCGGGTTGCCGACGACGGGGCTGGGGTTCGTGCTGTTCGTCGCCGAGGTCGAGCGCGTGGCGATCTCGGGGGCGAGCGCCGGCAAGCAGCGCACCTATGCGGCCTTCGACGAGCGGGTGCCTGCCTCGCCGCCCCGGGCGCGTGAGGAGGCCCTCGCCGAGCTCGTCGAGCGGGCACTCACGACCCGCGGGCCCGCGACCGTGCGCGACCTCGCGACCTGGTCGGGATCGACGCTCGGCGACGTGCGCGCGGCGCTGGCCGCGGCATCCGATCGCACCGTCGGGCGCATCGCCCTGCTCGCCGACGACGAGGAGCTCTGGCACGACGGCGTGGTGTCCGCGGCATGGACGGCCAGGCCACCCGACCGCGCCGCGCGCGACGACGACCCCGCCCTCGTCGACCTGCTGCAGGGCTACGACGAGTACGTGATGGGCCACGCGATGCCGCGCGCCTACCTGCAGCCGCCGGGCATCGAGCAGCCGATCATCCCCGAGTACCCGCTGCACGCGATGCTCGCGGGCGGCACGATGATCGGACGCTGGGCGCCGGTCGTGCGGGGCGGCCGTGCCACGCTGCGCGTCCTGCCGTGGCGCGAGCTCACTCCCGACGAAGAGCGCTCCCTCGAGGGGCGACTGGCCGAGGTGGCCGCGTTCCTCGGCGTGCCCGCGGACGTCGAGCGCGAGTCGGTCGCCGCCGTCTGACGGCAGCTCCCCCTGTACCTCGAGTTCCGGCTCGAGAATTTCTCCACAAATATCGAACATATCTTCGAATTTCGGTGGATTTCGCGTAGAATCGAGACATGCCCGAACCTGCTGGAATACCCGCCCTGACCGGGGTTTCAGCTGCCGCACTCGGGCTCGCCGACGCGTGGGCGGGCGCATTCCTGGCAGGCACGCCGGCGTCGAGCGACGCCGCTTCCGACGTGCGACTGATGAGCGCCGACGGGCTGGTCCGCGTGACCGAGGCATTGGGCGAGCTGTTCCGTCAGGTGCAGGCGTTGCAGGCGCCGGTCGCGGCCGAACTCGCGGCCCGGTCGAGGCCGGGCACCGACGAGGTCGCCCGCAAGCACGGCTTCTCGTCCGCCGAGCGGTTGATCGCGTCTGCGACCGGCAGCCGCTACCGAGAAGCCGTGAAGCTCGTCGCGGTCGGGCAGGCCACCGCGCCCCGCGCCGCGTTCACCGGTGAGGTGCTCCCGCCGCGGCATCCGCATCTCGCTCGAGCGATCGCAGCGGGCGAGGTGTGCGTCGACGCCGCCGACGTGATCCGCCGGTTTCTCGAGCGCGTCGCCCCCCGGGCCGATCGAGGCGAACTCGGCGAGGCCGAACGGTTCCTCGTCGAGCGTGCCCCCGTCGTCGGTGCCGACGGGCTGCTTCGGTTGGTGAAGAGCCTCGAAGCCCGGCTCGACCCCGACGGCGTGAAACCGCGCGAAGACGAGCTCCGGGCCGCTCGCGAGTTCCGCATCTGGGAGGACGAGCACGGCATGATCCGGTTCACCGGCGCCGCCGACCCCGTCAACGGAGCTCCGATCAAGCTCGCGATCGAGACCCTGGTGGGGGCCGAGCTCCACCGGGCACGCGACGCGAAACGCCGTTCGCCGGGCACGACGACCCACCCCGCCGGCGGTGCGGCCGGCCCCGCCGGCATCGAGAACGGTGCGGCGATCGACGACGTGTTCGATGAGCAGCGCACGATCGTGCAGATGAACCTCGACGCGCTGGCCGACATCGCCCGCCACTCGCTGGGCGCGAAAGACGGGCCGGTGCCGCTCCGGCAGGCGACGGTCGTCGTCAGGACCGACGCCGAGGCGCTCGGGGCGGGGCGCGGGCACGGCATGATCGACGGCATCGACCAGCCCGTGTCGATCTCCTCCATCCGGCAGATCGCGATGTCCGCCGGCATCTCACTCCTCTACGTCGGTGACGGGTGCGAGAAGGTCACGTTCAGCAGGTCACGCAGGTTGTTCACCCAGGCACAGAAGCTCGTGCTCACCGAGCGCGACGGCGGTTGCGCTTGGCCTGGTTGCGCGCGGCCGCCGTCCCACACGCAGGCGCACCACATCAGGTGGTGGAGGCGCCACAAGGGCGGCACCGACCTCGACAACGGCATCATGCTCTGCAGTCATCACCACCACCGCATCCACGACGATGGCTGGATCATCCTCATCGAGCGCGGCTTCACGTGGTTCGTGCCGCCCGCGCATCTCGATCCGGCACGGCGGCCGCGCGCCGGCAACCGAAGACTGCCGGCGGTCCTGCCGCCGCCGCCCGACATCACCGCACTGCCGGCCCGCTCCGCGGCTTGAACGCCCCTGCCGGTGCACGAGCGCGGCGCCCGCCCCGAGGCATCCCGACCGCGTACGATCACCGCATGGCCGCAGTGATCGGAACCGTCGTCGTCGCCCTCGCCGCGCTGCTGCACGGCTACATCTTCCTCATGGAGAGCGTCTGGTGGACGCGGCCGTCGGTCTGGAAGCGCTTCGGCGTCGCCGGGCAGGAGCAAGCCGACACGACCCGCCCGATGGCGTACAACCAGGGGTTCTACAACCTGTTCCTCGGCATCGGCGCGGCGCTCGGGCTCGTTCTCTACTGGGCCGGCGCGATGCCCGTCGGCAAGACGCTCGTGCTGTTCACGACGGCGTGCATGTTCCTCGCCGCCGCGGTGCTCACGACGACCGGGCGCGGCTACCTGAAGCCCGCGATCATCCAGGGAACGCTGCCGCTCATCGGGTTCGTGCTGTTCGCGTTCGCGTGAGCGGCTGAGCGGATCGGCGGGTGACCGGAGCGGCCGGTTGGCCGGAGCGGCCGGTGGGCCGATGGGCCGACGGGGCGGCGACCCGCTGGACCGGTCGGCCGGCCTCAGCCCAGCAGTTCGCCGAGCACCACGACGGCGACGGCGGTGAGCCCGGCGACCGCGACGACGCAGGCGGCCGCGAAGGCCGCGATCGAGGCGGCGGCACTGCGGCGACTGCGGCGTGCGACCGAGGGCAGCGCGTCGGCGGAGGCTCGCGTGGGGGCCGGGCCGTCGGCGAACCGAGGTGGGGCAGCCGGTGCGGATGCCTCGAGCTCGCGGACCTCGTAGCGGGCGAGCGGTCCGGGGCCGGCGGCGGGCTCCGCCGTGCGCAGCACCTCGTCGGAGACAGGAGCGGGCGCCGGACGCCGCCGGTCGCGGCGCCGCGGGGCGTTCATCACGGCGCCGCCGTGCGTGAACCGGCGATCGGCCTGCTCGCCGCGCTCGACGACCCGGGTGGCGTCGTCGTCCGCCGCCGGGCGCGCGACGACGACCGTCGCATCGTCGGCATCCGGGTCGGCGAGGTCGACGACACCGGACCGCGGTGCCGCCTGAGACTGCCCGCGCTCGACGACGATCGTCGCGTCGGGGTCGGCGACGGCGGAGCTCACGATCGTGGCGTCGTCGTCGCGTCGCACCACGACGGTCGCATCGACGTTCGGATCGAGCTCGGCGCCTGCACCCGGCCCCTCGCCCATGACCGGCTCGTCGCTCATCACCGGCCCGTCGCTCATGACCGGCCTCGCACGGGGATGGTGGTCTCGTCGTCGACCTCTGGCGCGTTCGTCGGCGTCGGTCGCGGCAGGCCGGTGGTGGCATCGCCCTGGTCGTCGAGTCCGCCCGACACGACATCGACCACGACGACCGTGATGTTGTCGCGGCCGCCGGCCTGGCGGGCACGCTGCACGAGCGCTGCGGCCGCCGACTCGGGGCGCCCGCTCATGGTGAGCGTCGCCCGGATGCCCTCGTCACTGACCTCCGAGGTGAGCCCGTCGCTGCAGATGAGCAGCCGCTCGCCGTTGATCACGGGCAGCAGCCAGCTGTCGGCCGTCGAGTCGGGGGCGCCGATCGCCCGCGTGATCACGTTGCGGCGTTCGAACGTCGCCAGGTCCTCGGGGGCGAGGGCACCGTTGTCGACGAGCTCCTGGCCGAGCGAGTGGTCGACCGTGAGCTGTTCGAGCACCGTGCCGTGATGACGGTAGACGCGCGAGTCGCCGACGTTGAACACGAGCCACGCGGGCTCGCCCTCGTCGTCGACGAGCGCGATGCCGGCGACGGTCGACCCCGCGCCGCGATCGGTCGTCGCCGCGACGGCGGCCACCGCGTCGCTCGCGGTCGCGAGCGCGGTGCGCACGTCGGCGAGGGTCGCGACCGTTCGCCCCGCGACGTGCTCGCGGAACGCGGCAACCACGGCGGCGCTCGCCCGGTCGCCGGCCTCGTAGCCGCCCATGCCGTCGGCGACGACGAACACGGGCCGCTCGGCGAGCGCCGCGTCCTCGTTGGCGCGCCGGACGAGGCCGACGTCGGTCGCGGCGGCGGCGGAGAGGTTCACGGCGGTGGCGTCGGTCATCGGCCGCCCGGGGTCTCGCCGGTGCGCTCGAGGCGGACGCCGAGCGTTCCGAGCACGAAGCGGTCGCGCACGGGGGTCGGCACCCCCGCGTCGACGAGCTGGTCGACGCCCGACGCGTCGGGCACCATCACGCCGTTCGTCGAGTCGAGGTCGGTGAGTGTCCACTGGTCGCCCTCGAGGCGCAGCACGGCGTGCGTCTTCGACAGGGTGCGGCTCGGGTCGGGCACGACGAGACGCTGCTCGCCCGTCAGCGCCGCACGCGGGTTGCGACCGAGCACCACGACCACGGCATCGACCGCGAGCACGGTGCCGTCGTCGAGCACGAGGCGCCAGGGCACGACCGGGCGGCGGCTGACCACGACGGTTCGGTCGAGCGGGTCGTCGTCGCCGTCGCCCGTCACGATCGTCTCCGCGTCGGCCGGGTCGTAGCCGCCGGCCGGCACCGCGGCGGCCGCGACCGTCGCCGGGCCCGCGAATCCGGGCGGGGGCACGACTGGCAGCCCTGCGACCGGCACCCCGGCCGGCGCGGCGGCGGCGGGCGGCACGGGTGCTGCGACGGCGGCCGCAGCCGCTGCAGCGAGCGGTGCGGCAGGTGCTGCAGCCGCAGCGGGCGCGGCGGGCGGCGCCGCGGCGGGCAGCGCCGGGGCGGCAGCGGGCGGCGGCGTCACGGGCACGGGCGGCAGCGGCTCGATCCGGCCCGGGATGCGGGCGGGCTGTTCGACGGGCGCCGCGGACGGGGCATCGCCGGGAGGCGCGAAGAGCGACGCGAGCGCCGAGGCCCCGCCGGTCGTGCTGATGCCCGAGTCCGACGACGCGGGCACCGGCGCCGGCGCGTTCGCCGGCGCCGCACCCGACGATTCGTTGCCGGGGGCGGACCACGCCTGCGCGGCGGCGGGCGCCCAGTCGGGGTGCGTCGTGGCCGGGGCTGCGACCGGGGCCGGTTCGGCGACCGCACCCGGCCCTGCGGCTGCGGGTGCCGGCGCCACGATCGGCGCGGGGGCGCCCTGCTGCTGGGCGAGGAACCAGTTGTCGGCTGGTGCCCCTGCGGCCGGCGCTCCGCCGAGCGCGACGGGTGCGCCGGCCGGCGCACCGGTGATCGGCGAGCCCGGGGCCGCGCCGGCGAGCGGGCCGGTCGGCGCGACGGGCGGGATGTCGCCGGTCGGCGTCCCGCGCACGGGCATGCGGCCCTGCTCGGGGTCGGGCGACGGCCCGAACGCCAGCACGGTCGCCCACACCGGGGGCAGCAGCACGCCGAGCACGGTCGTGCCGATGCCGCGCCAGCTCTGCTGGCTGATGCGGTGCAGGGCGAAGATCTTGAACACGATGCCGACGAGCTGCGCGAGCGGCACGAAGAGCAGCAGTGCGAGCCACGGCTGCTGGCCGCCGATCTTGAACAGCTGCATCTCGTTGTACACGGGCACCCACGCCGACCAGGCTGGCTGGCCGAAGCGCTTGAGCACCTTCGCGAACATCGCCGCGTACCAGACGTACACGCCGATGCCGACGAGGAACGAGATGCCCATCATCATGAGCGAGAGCGCGGCGAGTTGCTGCGTGTCGGCGGTGGTCATCGTGCGGGCTCCTCGAGTGATGCGCGAGCAGGGCGGAATGGACGGACGAGTGAGGCGAACGACAGCCTCGCGGAAAGTCGGCGCCTCGCGCGAGCCGCCGCGCGGAGGTCGCGTCGTTCGGCGTCGACGATCGCCCACGCCGCCTCGGCGTCGACGGTCGACGGCGGGTCCCCGGCGAAGACCGCCCGGTCGACGAGCACCGCGAGCGTCGCGGCGGCGGGCCGGCCCGAAGCGCGGGCGGTGTCGGCGCGCGCGGCGCGCTCGGCGTCGATCACGCCGTGGTCGACGTACAGGTCGACCAGTTCGTCCCACGCGCCGACGACGCGCAGCTCGGGCACCGGGTCGTGGCGGCGCCGGCGCGTCCGGGCGCCCTTCGCGACGAGCAGCGCGAGGAACGGCAGCACGAGGCACAGCGCGACGGCGAGGCCGAGTGCGACCCAGCGCAGCACCGCGAAGACCGACGATCCGACGACGGGGTCGTCGGCGGGCGGTGCGGCCGTCGCGTCGCTCGACTCGCTCTGCGCGGAGGGCGGGTCGACGGTCGCCGTGTCGGGGCGGTCGGGCGTC
Coding sequences within it:
- a CDS encoding winged helix DNA-binding domain-containing protein; protein product: MHPAELRSRRLFAQGLRGPVGDDGDASGPAPRTTAEVVRRALAVQAQEYLPSQWGLAQRIDPVARPGAAEVAAAVDHGEILRTHVLRPTWHFVTPDDARWLLELSAPRIRRQMASDIRKAGWDGDAGARGVEVIARELDGGHRTRSDLAAAFDRAGLPTTGLGFVLFVAEVERVAISGASAGKQRTYAAFDERVPASPPRAREEALAELVERALTTRGPATVRDLATWSGSTLGDVRAALAAASDRTVGRIALLADDEELWHDGVVSAAWTARPPDRAARDDDPALVDLLQGYDEYVMGHAMPRAYLQPPGIEQPIIPEYPLHAMLAGGTMIGRWAPVVRGGRATLRVLPWRELTPDEERSLEGRLAEVAAFLGVPADVERESVAAV
- a CDS encoding HNH endonuclease signature motif containing protein: MPEPAGIPALTGVSAAALGLADAWAGAFLAGTPASSDAASDVRLMSADGLVRVTEALGELFRQVQALQAPVAAELAARSRPGTDEVARKHGFSSAERLIASATGSRYREAVKLVAVGQATAPRAAFTGEVLPPRHPHLARAIAAGEVCVDAADVIRRFLERVAPRADRGELGEAERFLVERAPVVGADGLLRLVKSLEARLDPDGVKPREDELRAAREFRIWEDEHGMIRFTGAADPVNGAPIKLAIETLVGAELHRARDAKRRSPGTTTHPAGGAAGPAGIENGAAIDDVFDEQRTIVQMNLDALADIARHSLGAKDGPVPLRQATVVVRTDAEALGAGRGHGMIDGIDQPVSISSIRQIAMSAGISLLYVGDGCEKVTFSRSRRLFTQAQKLVLTERDGGCAWPGCARPPSHTQAHHIRWWRRHKGGTDLDNGIMLCSHHHHRIHDDGWIILIERGFTWFVPPAHLDPARRPRAGNRRLPAVLPPPPDITALPARSAA
- a CDS encoding DUF1304 domain-containing protein; its protein translation is MAAVIGTVVVALAALLHGYIFLMESVWWTRPSVWKRFGVAGQEQADTTRPMAYNQGFYNLFLGIGAALGLVLYWAGAMPVGKTLVLFTTACMFLAAAVLTTTGRGYLKPAIIQGTLPLIGFVLFAFA
- a CDS encoding PP2C family protein-serine/threonine phosphatase, translated to MTDATAVNLSAAAATDVGLVRRANEDAALAERPVFVVADGMGGYEAGDRASAAVVAAFREHVAGRTVATLADVRTALATASDAVAAVAATTDRGAGSTVAGIALVDDEGEPAWLVFNVGDSRVYRHHGTVLEQLTVDHSLGQELVDNGALAPEDLATFERRNVITRAIGAPDSTADSWLLPVINGERLLICSDGLTSEVSDEGIRATLTMSGRPESAAAALVQRARQAGGRDNITVVVVDVVSGGLDDQGDATTGLPRPTPTNAPEVDDETTIPVRGRS
- a CDS encoding DUF5684 domain-containing protein; its protein translation is MTTADTQQLAALSLMMMGISFLVGIGVYVWYAAMFAKVLKRFGQPAWSAWVPVYNEMQLFKIGGQQPWLALLLFVPLAQLVGIVFKIFALHRISQQSWRGIGTTVLGVLLPPVWATVLAFGPSPDPEQGRMPVRGTPTGDIPPVAPTGPLAGAAPGSPITGAPAGAPVALGGAPAAGAPADNWFLAQQQGAPAPIVAPAPAAAGPGAVAEPAPVAAPATTHPDWAPAAAQAWSAPGNESSGAAPANAPAPVPASSDSGISTTGGASALASLFAPPGDAPSAAPVEQPARIPGRIEPLPPVPVTPPPAAAPALPAAAPPAAPAAAAAPAAPLAAAAAAAVAAPVPPAAAAPAGVPVAGLPVVPPPGFAGPATVAAAAVPAGGYDPADAETIVTGDGDDDPLDRTVVVSRRPVVPWRLVLDDGTVLAVDAVVVVLGRNPRAALTGEQRLVVPDPSRTLSKTHAVLRLEGDQWTLTDLDSTNGVMVPDASGVDQLVDAGVPTPVRDRFVLGTLGVRLERTGETPGGR